The following coding sequences lie in one Sphingomonas sp. M1-B02 genomic window:
- a CDS encoding glutathione S-transferase family protein, translated as MWQLYQFPLCPFSRKVRLLLGEKGVGYEPVRESPWARRDEFLDLNPTGQVPVMVDTERGVTLIDSTVICEFFEETVEKNAMLNGNAVDRAEIRRLVIWFESHFYGDITAPLLHERMVKRIVHRVAPDAKALREAMKAAVSHLDYIDYLLDHRTWLAGSTMSLADLAAASQISIADYLGGIDWKGHEEAKGWYLRMKSRPSFRPLLAERMEGIAPPADYEKLDL; from the coding sequence ATGTGGCAGCTCTATCAATTCCCCTTATGCCCCTTTTCGCGCAAGGTACGGCTTCTGCTGGGCGAGAAGGGCGTCGGCTATGAGCCCGTGCGCGAATCGCCCTGGGCGCGGCGCGACGAGTTTCTAGATCTCAATCCAACCGGCCAGGTGCCGGTGATGGTCGATACCGAGCGTGGGGTGACGTTGATCGACTCGACGGTGATCTGCGAATTTTTCGAGGAGACGGTCGAGAAGAATGCGATGCTCAACGGCAATGCTGTCGATCGGGCCGAAATCCGCCGGCTGGTGATCTGGTTCGAATCGCATTTCTACGGCGATATAACCGCGCCGCTGCTTCACGAGCGGATGGTGAAGCGGATCGTCCACCGGGTTGCGCCCGATGCCAAGGCGCTGCGCGAGGCGATGAAGGCCGCGGTCTCGCACCTCGATTATATAGACTATCTGCTCGATCACCGCACCTGGTTGGCCGGCTCGACGATGAGCCTCGCCGATCTCGCCGCCGCATCGCAAATCTCGATCGCCGACTATCTGGGCGGGATCGACTGGAAGGGACATGAAGAAGCCAAGGGCTGGTATCTTCGCATGAAGAGCCGCCCGAGCTTCCGGCCACTGCTCGCCGAGCGGATGGAGGGCATCGCACCGCCCGCCGACTACGAGAAGCTCGACCTCTAG
- a CDS encoding flagellar export chaperone FliS: MTRYSTALAANPAATYRQVELAGRTSGADPHALIGLLYEEGVSALRAAAWAAENRQLAVKSERIGRATAILFALEAGLDFEKGGEVARTLATFYHGLRQAVVHASLGSDSAPFREAADSLEEIGGAWASVRS; encoded by the coding sequence GTGACACGCTATTCGACTGCTCTCGCCGCAAATCCTGCGGCCACCTATCGTCAGGTCGAGCTGGCGGGCCGCACCAGCGGTGCGGATCCGCATGCGCTGATCGGACTGCTGTACGAAGAAGGCGTCTCGGCGTTGCGCGCTGCGGCCTGGGCGGCGGAGAACCGGCAGCTTGCCGTCAAGAGCGAGCGCATCGGCCGCGCCACTGCGATCCTGTTCGCGCTCGAGGCGGGGCTGGATTTCGAGAAAGGCGGCGAGGTCGCGCGGACGTTGGCGACCTTCTACCACGGCCTGCGACAGGCGGTGGTCCATGCCAGCCTCGGCAGTGATTCGGCACCCTTTCGCGAAGCCGCCGACAGTCTCGAGGAAATCGGCGGCGCCTGGGCGAGCGTTCGCTCCTAG